A single genomic interval of Camelina sativa cultivar DH55 chromosome 11, Cs, whole genome shotgun sequence harbors:
- the LOC104726332 gene encoding protein SUPPRESSOR OF MAX2 1-like isoform X1, with protein sequence MRAGLSTIQQTLTPEAATVLNQSISEAARRNHGQTTPLHVAATLLASPAGFLRRACIRSHPNSSHPLQCRALELCFSVALERLPTATATPPNNDPPISNALMAALKRAQAHQRRGCPEQQQQPLLAVKVELEQLIISILDDPSVSRVMREASFSSPAVKATIEQSLNNSSTPVVPSVSSVGLNFRPGGGGGAPMTMTRNSYLNPRLQQSATSAQQSGGVVNKNDDVDRVMDILGRAKKKNPVLVGDSEPGRVIREIFKKIEVGEVGNLAVKSSKVIHLEEINSDKALRIRELDGLLETRLKNSDPGGGGVILDLGDLKWLVEQPSATQPPATLAVEVGRTAVAELRRLLEKFEGRLWFIGTATCETYLRCQVYHPSMETDWDLQAVSAAGKAPASGVFPRLANNLESFTPLKSFVPANRTLKCCPQCLQSYERELAEIDSVSSPEVVKSEVAQQKQLPQWLLKAKPVDRLPQAKIEEVQKKWNDACVRLHPSFHNKNERIVPIPVPITLSTSSYGPNMLLRQPLQPKLHPNRELRERVQLKPMSSLVAEQAKKKSPPGSPVQTDLVLGRAEDSEKAGDVQVRDFLGCISSESVQNNNKISVLPKENLGNSLDIDLFKKLLKGMTEKVWWQNDAAAAVAATVSQCKLGNGKRRGVLSKGDVWLLFSGPDRVGKRKMVSSLSSLVYGTNPTMIQLGSRQDAGDGNPSFRGKTALDKIAETVKRSPFSVILLEDIDEADMLVRGSIKQAMDRGRIRDSHGREISLGNVIFVMTASWRFASETKTSFLDN encoded by the exons ATGAGAGCTGGTTTAAGTACGATTCAACAGACTCTGACGCCGGAGGCTGCCACCGTTTTAAACCAATCTATCTCCGAAGCGGCGCGTCGTAACCACGGCCAAACCACTCCTCTCCACGTTGCTGCCACTCTTTTAGCTTCCCCTGCTGGCTTCCTCCGACGAGCTTGTATCCGATCTCACCCCAATTCTTCCCACCCTTTACAGTGCAGAGCCCTCGAGCTCTGTTTCAGCGTCGCCTTGGAGCGTCTCCCTACAGCTACGGCCACTCCTCCTAATAATGATCCACCCATCTCAAACGCGCTTATGGCGGCGCTTAAACGAGCTCAAGCCCACCAACGCCGCGGGTGTCCTGAGCAGCAACAGCAGCCTTTGTTGGCCGTTAAAGTCGAGCTTGAACAGCTCATCATCTCGATTTTGGATGATCCGAGTGTGAGTCGGGTTATGAGAGAAGCTAGCTTCTCGAGTCCGGCGGTTAAAGCTACAATTGAACAGTCGTTGAACAATTCTTCGACGCCGGTCGTTCCGAGTGTTTCTTCCGTCGGGTTGAATTTTAGACCCGGTGGAGGAGGTGGAGCTCCGATGACGATGACCCGTAATTCTTATCTTAACCCACGGTTACAGCAGAGCGCTACGTCGGCGCAGCAATCAGGAGGGGTTGTTAATAAGAACGATGACGTGGACCGGGTTATGGATATATTGGGTCGggcaaagaagaaaaacccGGTTTTGGTTGGGGATTCGGAGCCGGGTCGGGTGATTCGTGAGATCTTTAAGAAAATTGAGGTCGGAGAAGTTGGGAATTTAGCGGTGAAGAGCTCAAAGGTGATTCATTTAGAAGAGATCAATTCGGATAAGGCTTTGAGAATTAGGGAATTAGATGGGTTGCTTGAGACTCGTTTAAAGAACTCTGATCCTGGCGGTGGTGGTGTGATTCTCGATCTTGGGGATTTGAAATGGCTTGTGGAGCAACCGAGCGCAACGCAACCGCCGGCTACGCTTGCGGTGGAGGTTGGGAGGACTGCGGTGGCGGAGCTACGGAGGCTTTTGGAGAAGTTTGAAGGAAGACTCTGGTTTATTGGAACAGCGACGTGTGAGACTTATCTAAGGTGTCAAGTTTATCATCCTTCAATGGAGACTGATTGGGATCTTCAAGCTGTGTCTGCAGCAGGTAAAGCTCCGGCCTCCGGCGTTTTCCCGAG gCTTGCGAACAATTTGGAATCATTCACGCCATTGAAGAGCTTTGTGCCTGCGAATAGGACACTGAAGTGTTGTCCACAGTGTTTGCAGAGTTACGAGCGAGAACTCGCTGAGATTGATTCAGTGTCTTCTCCAGAGGTTGTTAAATCAGAAGTAGCTCAGCAGAAACAGTTGCCACAGTGGCTGTTGAAAGCTAAACCTGTTGATCGTTTACCG CAGGCAAAGATTGAAGAAGTGCAGAAGAAATGGAATGATGCGTGTGTGCGTCTTCATCCTAGCTTTCATAACAAGAACGAGAGGATTGTTCCGATTCCGGTTCCTATAACGTTGTCGACAAGCTCTTATGGTCCTAATATGCTTCTTCGTCAGCCGTTACAGCCTAAGTTACATCCCAATAGAGAGTTGCGTGAGAGGGTGCAGTTGAAACCTATGAGCTCTTTGGTGGCTGAGCAGGCCAAGAAGAAGAGCCCTCCCGGGAGCCCGGTTCAGACAGATCTTGTTCTTGGACGAGCAGAG GATTCAGAGAAAGCTGGGGATGTGCAAGTGAGAGATTTTCTCGGCTGCATATCTTCTGAATCAgtgcagaacaacaataagATCAGTGTTTTGCCTAAGGAGAATCTTGGGAATTCGTTAGACATTGATTTATTCAAGAAGCTCTTGAAAGGAATGACCGAGAAAGTTTGGTGGCAGAACGATGCAGCAGCTGCGGTGGCTGCAACAGTTAGTCAATGCAAGCTAGGGAACGGGAAACGACGTGGTGTTTTATCAAAGGGAGATGTCTGGTTACTGTTTTCAGGACCGGATAGAGTTGGGAAGAGAAAAATGGTGTCGTCTCTGTCTTCCCTTGTGTACGGGACGAATCCAACCATGATTCAGCTCGGCTCGAGGCAGGATGCTGGAGATGGGAAC CCTAGTTTCCGTGGTAAAACCGCGTTGGATAAGATTGCGGAAACTGTAAAGAGGAGTCCGTTTTCTGTTATCTTGCTTGAAGATATTGACGAAGCGGATATGTTGGTGCGTGGAAGCATAAAACAGGCGATGGACAGAGGCAGGATTCGTGACTCGCACGGCCGTGAGATCAGTTTAGGTAACGTGATCTTTGTTATGACAGCGAGCTGGCGTTTCGCATCAGAGACGAAAACGTCGTTCCTAGAcaattga
- the LOC104726332 gene encoding protein SUPPRESSOR OF MAX2 1-like isoform X2: protein MRAGLSTIQQTLTPEAATVLNQSISEAARRNHGQTTPLHVAATLLASPAGFLRRACIRSHPNSSHPLQCRALELCFSVALERLPTATATPPNNDPPISNALMAALKRAQAHQRRGCPEQQQQPLLAVKVELEQLIISILDDPSVSRVMREASFSSPAVKATIEQSLNNSSTPVVPSVSSVGLNFRPGGGGGAPMTMTRNSYLNPRLQQSATSAQQSGGVVNKNDDVDRVMDILGRAKKKNPVLVGDSEPGRVIREIFKKIEVGEVGNLAVKSSKVIHLEEINSDKALRIRELDGLLETRLKNSDPGGGGVILDLGDLKWLVEQPSATQPPATLAVEVGRTAVAELRRLLEKFEGRLWFIGTATCETYLRCQVYHPSMETDWDLQAVSAAGKAPASGVFPRLANNLESFTPLKSFVPANRTLKCCPQCLQSYERELAEIDSVSSPEVVKSEVAQQKQLPQWLLKAKPVDRLPQAKIEEVQKKWNDACVRLHPSFHNKNERIVPIPVPITLSTSSYGPNMLLRQPLQPKLHPNRELRERVQLKPMSSLVAEQAKKKSPPGSPVQTDLVLGRAEDSEKAGDVQVRDFLGCISSESVQNNNKISVLPKENLGNSLDIDLFKKLLKGMTEKVWWQNDAAAAVAATVSQCKLGNGKRRGVLSKGDVWLLFSGPDRVGKRKMVSSLSSLVYGTNPTMIQLGSRQDAGDGNPSFRGKTALDKIAETVKRSPFSVILLEDIDEADMLVRGSIKQAMDRGRIRDSHGREISLGNVIFVMTASWRFASETKTSFLDN from the exons ATGAGAGCTGGTTTAAGTACGATTCAACAGACTCTGACGCCGGAGGCTGCCACCGTTTTAAACCAATCTATCTCCGAAGCGGCGCGTCGTAACCACGGCCAAACCACTCCTCTCCACGTTGCTGCCACTCTTTTAGCTTCCCCTGCTGGCTTCCTCCGACGAGCTTGTATCCGATCTCACCCCAATTCTTCCCACCCTTTACAGTGCAGAGCCCTCGAGCTCTGTTTCAGCGTCGCCTTGGAGCGTCTCCCTACAGCTACGGCCACTCCTCCTAATAATGATCCACCCATCTCAAACGCGCTTATGGCGGCGCTTAAACGAGCTCAAGCCCACCAACGCCGCGGGTGTCCTGAGCAGCAACAGCAGCCTTTGTTGGCCGTTAAAGTCGAGCTTGAACAGCTCATCATCTCGATTTTGGATGATCCGAGTGTGAGTCGGGTTATGAGAGAAGCTAGCTTCTCGAGTCCGGCGGTTAAAGCTACAATTGAACAGTCGTTGAACAATTCTTCGACGCCGGTCGTTCCGAGTGTTTCTTCCGTCGGGTTGAATTTTAGACCCGGTGGAGGAGGTGGAGCTCCGATGACGATGACCCGTAATTCTTATCTTAACCCACGGTTACAGCAGAGCGCTACGTCGGCGCAGCAATCAGGAGGGGTTGTTAATAAGAACGATGACGTGGACCGGGTTATGGATATATTGGGTCGggcaaagaagaaaaacccGGTTTTGGTTGGGGATTCGGAGCCGGGTCGGGTGATTCGTGAGATCTTTAAGAAAATTGAGGTCGGAGAAGTTGGGAATTTAGCGGTGAAGAGCTCAAAGGTGATTCATTTAGAAGAGATCAATTCGGATAAGGCTTTGAGAATTAGGGAATTAGATGGGTTGCTTGAGACTCGTTTAAAGAACTCTGATCCTGGCGGTGGTGGTGTGATTCTCGATCTTGGGGATTTGAAATGGCTTGTGGAGCAACCGAGCGCAACGCAACCGCCGGCTACGCTTGCGGTGGAGGTTGGGAGGACTGCGGTGGCGGAGCTACGGAGGCTTTTGGAGAAGTTTGAAGGAAGACTCTGGTTTATTGGAACAGCGACGTGTGAGACTTATCTAAGGTGTCAAGTTTATCATCCTTCAATGGAGACTGATTGGGATCTTCAAGCTGTGTCTGCAGCAGGTAAAGCTCCGGCCTCCGGCGTTTTCCCGAG gCTTGCGAACAATTTGGAATCATTCACGCCATTGAAGAGCTTTGTGCCTGCGAATAGGACACTGAAGTGTTGTCCACAGTGTTTGCAGAGTTACGAGCGAGAACTCGCTGAGATTGATTCAGTGTCTTCTCCAGAGGTTGTTAAATCAGAAGTAGCTCAGCAGAAACAGTTGCCACAGTGGCTGTTGAAAGCTAAACCTGTTGATCGTTTACCG CAGGCAAAGATTGAAGAAGTGCAGAAGAAATGGAATGATGCGTGTGTGCGTCTTCATCCTAGCTTTCATAACAAGAACGAGAGGATTGTTCCGATTCCGGTTCCTATAACGTTGTCGACAAGCTCTTATGGTCCTAATATGCTTCTTCGTCAGCCGTTACAGCCTAAGTTACATCCCAATAGAGAGTTGCGTGAGAGGGTGCAGTTGAAACCTATGAGCTCTTTGGTGGCTGAGCAG GCCAAGAAGAAGAGCCCTCCCGGGAGCCCGGTTCAGACAGATCTTGTTCTTGGACGAGCAGAG GATTCAGAGAAAGCTGGGGATGTGCAAGTGAGAGATTTTCTCGGCTGCATATCTTCTGAATCAgtgcagaacaacaataagATCAGTGTTTTGCCTAAGGAGAATCTTGGGAATTCGTTAGACATTGATTTATTCAAGAAGCTCTTGAAAGGAATGACCGAGAAAGTTTGGTGGCAGAACGATGCAGCAGCTGCGGTGGCTGCAACAGTTAGTCAATGCAAGCTAGGGAACGGGAAACGACGTGGTGTTTTATCAAAGGGAGATGTCTGGTTACTGTTTTCAGGACCGGATAGAGTTGGGAAGAGAAAAATGGTGTCGTCTCTGTCTTCCCTTGTGTACGGGACGAATCCAACCATGATTCAGCTCGGCTCGAGGCAGGATGCTGGAGATGGGAACCCTAGTTTCCGTGGTAAAACCGCGTTGGATAAGATTGCGGAAACTGTAAAGAGGAGTCCGTTTTCTGTTATCTTGCTTGAAGATATTGACGAAGCGGATATGTTGGTGCGTGGAAGCATAAAACAGGCGATGGACAGAGGCAGGATTCGTGACTCGCACGGCCGTGAGATCAGTTTAG GTAACGTGATCTTTGTTATGACAGCGAGCTGGCGTTTCGCATCAGAGACGAAAACGTCGTTCCTAGAcaattga
- the LOC104726334 gene encoding B3 domain-containing protein At5g57720-like isoform X2, protein MALETGFPPFPDFLKIFNSHEHSRRLVIPRGYKQYYPNPLPQIAVLKRAEGNFWTARWTISQEETISFQEGWEKFVRDNGLIDRDFLLFTYDGSRSFWVRIHRDGLPLEPSCPIKIQEISDDEDETVGDGDGRDHHMEEGDSHENTIVSLSLGSSDDINGDNEDDDEDDEDDDDGDDDDEDTATCVVNKASGSCSKKARRVKKIRATSLADSVKVQMYLENPKNPFFISTSSCSRRVLAIKDFNLKFQNRINLVDDFGLLKRKVGKWKDRVVVYKWDEMYNRNKTKPGDIIICEILREGDVVRTIKVHFVKN, encoded by the exons atggCGTTAGAAACTGGGTTTCCTCCATTTCCAGATTTCCTCAAGATCTTCAACTCCCATGAACATTCTCGACGTTTG GTAATCCCAAGAGGCTACAAACAGTACTATCCAAACCCTCTTCCTCAGATCGCTGTTCTTAAAAGGGCCGAAGGAAACTTTTGGACTGCCAGATGGACGATAAGCCAAGAGGAGACTATTAGTTTCCAAGAAGGTTGGGAAAAGTTTGTTAGAGACAATGGTCTCATTGACAGAGACTTCCTCTTGTTCACTTATGATGGTTCTCGGAGCTTTTGGGTTCGCATCCACCGAGATGGCCTTCCTCTGGAGCCAAGCTGTCCCATCAAGATACAAGAAATATCGGATGATGAGGATGAGACAgttggtgatggtgatggcCGTGACCATCATATGGAAGAAGGAGATAGCCATGAGAACACGATCGTTTCTCTTTCTCTGGGAAGCAGCGACGATATTAATGGtgataatgaagatgatgatgaagatgatgaagatgatgatgatggtgatgatgatgatgaagatacaGCGACTTGTGTAGTTAACAAAGCTAGTGGAAGCTGTTCCAAGAAAG CAAGAAGGGTGAAAAAGATTCGTGCTACTTCCCTTGCTGATTCTGTTAAGGTGCAAATGTATCttgaaaatcctaaaaaccCGTTCTTTATTTCAACTTCATCGTGTTCAAGGCGTGTCTTG GCAATAAAAGACTTTAACCTGAAGTTTCAGAACAGAATCAATCTCGTCGATGATTTCGGGTTGTTAAAGAGAAAGGTTGGGAAATGGAAAGATCGTGTTGTGGTATACAAGTGGGATGAAATGTACAACAGGAACAAAACAAAGCCGGGAGACATAATCATATGTGAGATTCTGCGTGAAGGAGATGTTGTTCGCACCATCAAAGTGCACTTCGTGAAGAACTGA
- the LOC104726334 gene encoding B3 domain-containing protein At5g57720-like isoform X1 has protein sequence MALETGFPPFPDFLKIFNSHEHSRRLVIPRGYKQYYPNPLPQIAVLKRAEGNFWTARWTISQEETISFQEGWEKFVRDNGLIDRDFLLFTYDGSRSFWVRIHRDGLPLEPSCPIKIQEISDDEDETVGDGDGRDHHMEEGDSHENTIVSLSLGSSDDINGDNEDDDEDDEDDDDGDDDDEDTATCVVNKASGSCSKKARRVKKIRATSLADSVKVQMYLENPKNPFFISTSSCSRRVLVISMQAIKDFNLKFQNRINLVDDFGLLKRKVGKWKDRVVVYKWDEMYNRNKTKPGDIIICEILREGDVVRTIKVHFVKN, from the exons atggCGTTAGAAACTGGGTTTCCTCCATTTCCAGATTTCCTCAAGATCTTCAACTCCCATGAACATTCTCGACGTTTG GTAATCCCAAGAGGCTACAAACAGTACTATCCAAACCCTCTTCCTCAGATCGCTGTTCTTAAAAGGGCCGAAGGAAACTTTTGGACTGCCAGATGGACGATAAGCCAAGAGGAGACTATTAGTTTCCAAGAAGGTTGGGAAAAGTTTGTTAGAGACAATGGTCTCATTGACAGAGACTTCCTCTTGTTCACTTATGATGGTTCTCGGAGCTTTTGGGTTCGCATCCACCGAGATGGCCTTCCTCTGGAGCCAAGCTGTCCCATCAAGATACAAGAAATATCGGATGATGAGGATGAGACAgttggtgatggtgatggcCGTGACCATCATATGGAAGAAGGAGATAGCCATGAGAACACGATCGTTTCTCTTTCTCTGGGAAGCAGCGACGATATTAATGGtgataatgaagatgatgatgaagatgatgaagatgatgatgatggtgatgatgatgatgaagatacaGCGACTTGTGTAGTTAACAAAGCTAGTGGAAGCTGTTCCAAGAAAG CAAGAAGGGTGAAAAAGATTCGTGCTACTTCCCTTGCTGATTCTGTTAAGGTGCAAATGTATCttgaaaatcctaaaaaccCGTTCTTTATTTCAACTTCATCGTGTTCAAGGCGTGTCTTG GTAATTTCTATGCAGGCAATAAAAGACTTTAACCTGAAGTTTCAGAACAGAATCAATCTCGTCGATGATTTCGGGTTGTTAAAGAGAAAGGTTGGGAAATGGAAAGATCGTGTTGTGGTATACAAGTGGGATGAAATGTACAACAGGAACAAAACAAAGCCGGGAGACATAATCATATGTGAGATTCTGCGTGAAGGAGATGTTGTTCGCACCATCAAAGTGCACTTCGTGAAGAACTGA